A segment of the Leptolyngbya sp. NIES-3755 genome:
CGTCACGGATCAGCCTCAGTTCGGATTCAATACCAAGGCGGAACTCTTAAACGGTCGGCTTGCAATGATTGGCTTCGTTTCGCTCGTGTTGCTCGAAGTCTTTACCGGACACGGCATCGTTGGATTTTTTAACAGCCTGTAAATTTGTCACAATCGGCGAAAAGGTGATGTTCCTTCTGAAGTGCATCACCTTTTTTGTTTTAGAGCACAAGCCAAATTGCAACACCGATCGACACCGTAACTGCGATCGCGCCAAACGTCTTTTTCAACCGCTCTAAAATCGGCTGCACTTGATAATTCACAATCAATCGATCTTGCGCCAACACTTCTGGCGGCTTTTCCCACATTTGCCCGTCATACCAGCCCGACTCTTCATAAAATACCGCTGGGTCAAGCAATCGACGCTGCACATACGCCCATCCCAGATAAAGCCGCAATAATGCTAGTCCGGGAATCACGAACGCGCCCGCCGATGCAAATAAAAGAAACTGCCCTAAATGCTTTGCAGGTGGAAAACTGACCGCAGCCACTGGAGCTGAAACCAGCCAACTCATTAGCCAGAGAATGACGATCGGTTTGAGATAGCCAAGCAGTTCGAGGGTCGCCCACCGAAAAAACCAAGATTCCTTCAAGTCTTGATATTCATTAATCGGTCGCTGTTCCTCTGGGACGGGACAAATAACAGAGTTCATGGATTCAAGCCGAGGAAATGAAAAGCTATCGTTTAGTATAAAAGACTTGGTTAGAGGATGAAAGCAAAGACCTAGATTCTGAAAGGGAAATTTAGAAAGTACGATCGACCTTTTCCGTTAAGACCTTTCGATCGCTTGTATAGTTGGAAAACATCTCTCTACATCAGGGCTTTCCGTCCTTCAAGATTTACCGTTCCTATGCTGCTTGCGAATCGATATCAGATTGTACGAATGTTGGGCGAAGGCGGGTTTGGACAAACCTTTCTGGCTGAAGATCTCCAGATGCCTTCTAAACGAATCTGTGTGATTAAACAACTCAAGCCAATGGCAACAGAGAGTGCTGTTTATCAAATTGTGCAAGAACGGTTCCAGCGAGAAGCAGCAATCTTAGAAAGGTTGGGAGAAGATCATTCACAAATTCCAAAACTCTATGCGTATTTCAGCCATGAGGGAAAGTTTTATCTGGTTCAAGAATGGATCGAGGGTGAAACCTTAGAAGAACGAATTGCACACCAAGGCACATTGAGCGAAGGCGAAGTTCGGAACATTTTGGTCAATCTCTTGCCCGTGTTGGAATTAATGCACAACCAAGGAATGATCCACCGGGACATTAAACCAGAAAATATTATTCTGCGTCACTTGGATCGTGCACCCGTTTTGATCGATTTCGGAGCGGTTCGGGAAACAATGGGAACGGTTTACAACTCCAGAGGCAATCCGACCAGTTCGATTGTGATTGGGACTCCAGGGTATATGCCGCCTGAACAAGCCGCAGGCAGACCGATTCCTTCAAGTGATCTCTACAGTTTAGGACTGACTGCGATCTATCTTCTAACAGGTCGGATGCCCCAAACCTTTGACACCGATCCGCAAACTGGGGAAATCCTCTGGCAACAACATGCACCGCAGTTAAGTCCGGAATTTTCTGCTGTGCTGAATCAAATGGTGCGATCGCATCCACGAGATCGATTCAGTAGCGCTGCTCAAGTGCGATCGACCTTAGAATCTCCTCTGCAAGCAACCCTCCCACCCGTTCAACCGTCTGATCAGACCGCCGTAATCGGTTCCCGTCCCTCTACAGTCATGCCTGATATGCCTCCAAACTCCGATCGCACTAGACTAATCATCGCAGCCGTGGCAGGCGGAGGATTGCTCACAGCCGCGATCGCAGCCACCGCTTTTCTTAATCGCGCCCCTGCTCCGACTCCAATCGTGGCTGAATCTCCCAGTCCGACTCCTTCTCCCAGTCCATCGGTTCCAGCGAGTCCGACCCCAATTCCTTCTCCAACCGAGACTCCAACCGTTCGCCCTTCTCCGAGTCCTTCTCCCACACCCACTCCCACGGCTGACCCTTCGGTGTCTTATCCCGTGATTTTAGAAGGAATTGCAGGCGGACAAGTGAGAGTGTATTCGCAACCGACCACTCGATCGGATTCGCCACAGTATGGATTAACGGGCGATCGGGTCACAGTCACACGAGAAATGGAGGGAACAGATGGCGAACTTTGGCTATTTGTTCGGTTTCCGTCTGGGGCAGAAGGTTGGGTACAAGAAAACCAAGTTCGCCCGACGAATGAGCCACCAAAAGCTGCGGAATTTCCGCGATCGGCTCAGTTAGTGGGTCAGACTCCCGGCAGTCGAGTCAATCTACGATCGACTCCTTCCACCAGTGCGAGTTCTCCGAGTTATGGCTTAGTCGGTGATCAAGTTGTTGCCCTTCAACAAGCTCGCGGCGACGATGGAAGAATTTGGTATTTCGTAGAATTTCCATCGAAAGCAACAGGCTGGGTACGAGAGGATTTTATCGATCTCCGCTAAGTCCAAAAATCGCGATGAACTGCAAGAATTTCCTCTGCGACTTCAGGAATTTCGCCCCAGACTCGAATGGGTTTTTGACCTGTGGAAAAGAGCGATCGACAAGGCAAATTCAAGGTCGGATTTTCTGCATGATTTCCGGTCAGTTCAAGTAATCGCGTCTCTGCTACTCCGTACACTAATTTCCCGATGTTGCCCCAGTAAAGCGTTCCAGCACACATCGCGCAAGGTTCAACCGTTGTGTAGAGCGTACAGTCCCATAAATATTCAGGACTGAGATTTTGATAAGCGGTTCGGATCAAGACCGATTCAGCATGATTGACCGAATCGACATTTCCTTGCTCGAATAAAACGGTGTCGTGATCCGGAGCGACTAAGATTGCACCAAATGGATGATGTCCAAACTGTCGCGCTCTAATTGCAATCTGATTCGCACGTCGTAAATGTTTGACGATTTTTTCAGGAGTCGGATCAAGCATCATTCGTTCCATCGAGCTAACGCTTGACTGATCGCAGCTTTGACTTGCTCTGCGACGTGTAATTCGCTTCCACTGCCATCAATGCGAACAATTCGATCGACATTCTCTTCTGCCAGTTTCGCAAATCCCAGTCTGACTCGCTGATGGAATTCGATGCTGGCTTGTTCGATACGATCGCGCTTCCCCCGCTGTTTCATCCGCTCGAATCCAACTTCGACTTCGATATCTAACCAAATTGTTAGATCACTCTGTAAGCCTCCAGTTGCAACTTGATTCAATTGATCAATCAGAGCACGATCTAATCCGCGTCCGTAGCCTTGGTAAGCGATCGTTGAATCCGTATAACGATCGCATAAAATCAACGCGCCTCGTTCTAGATGTGGACGAAGAAAATGTTCGACGTGTTGAGCGCGATCGGCAGCATAGAGGAGTAACTCAGTTCGATCGTAAATCGGCTCCTCATCGTTCTGTAAAAGCAGCTTGCGAATTTCTCCACCGAGTGGGGTTCCGCCGGGTTCGCGAGTGGGGATCACATCAGCGGCTTGAATTGTCGTTAACCATTGACGCGATCGTTCCAGTTGCGTTGTCTTGCCGCACCCTTCAATTCCCTCGAAGACAATTAATTTACCGTCCATTTCCTTCTCTAATGTCGCCTTGACCCTATAGAGTATTTCAAATCAGGGATTTTCTATTCGATCTCCGCGAAATAGATCAATTTCGGGGTTATTCGCTATAAATGGGCTAGGGCAAAATGCCACTGAAGCGTCACGCTTGATGAAGACTACGCCTATCGAGTGCTCTGTAACCGTCTGAAACCCAGATTAAGATTTACGGGCGCTCACCTAGACCAGGGTATCGTTTTAGCGTAGTTTGGAAAGGAAGAAAGTGAGATTCACTTGTCACAAGATTGGGGTTTGCTATGGCTCGTTACACTTGTCTATTCACTGTTGGAGTCCCCTTGCAGAATCTCCAGCCGCTGTTGAATCAGACGCTGAAATCCTGCAACCTGGATGTGATTTACGCGACTGAGGATTATCTGATGGCGCGAGAAGTTCCAGGCAATGTGGCATTTCCAAAACTTGTTACGGTTGAGGTGCTGATTGATAAAACAACAGCCACCGAGAAGGAAACTCGGATGAATTTTGTGATTAAAAACGAGGAGCTTCCCCTTCAAGTCGAGAATCACTGTCGCAAAATGTACAATCTCGTGAATCAAACGATCAGCGAGAATCAAGGCTGGAACCTAATTGAAACGGTGGCTGGCTGAATTGATGTTTGAAATGATGAAAACTTCGATCGTGCAAATGGTCGGAGTTTTTTTATAACTGTTCGGGATCAATGCCTATTTGTCTTAATTTCTCTAAGAGGGCTTGACGCGATCGACGTTCTTCCTCAAGCTGCTGTTCTGCCACTCTAAGTTGCTGTTCGGCTAACTCTGCTCGGTTGCGTTCTAATGCGATCGCGTCTTCGGGTGCAGGATACCGATTTCCCTGTTCGTCATACCAATACAGCCAATCTTGTGTAATTCCTTCATGCGTTCCCGATTCCACGCCAATTCCTAATCCAATTTCTGGCATCCAAATCGAATTTCCAGTTTGTCGCACGTATTCGCCATTCGTTAATCGATAGACTTCAAATGGTTCATGCCGATCTCGCCTCCAATGATTCGGGTTGTAAACCGTGTAATAGAGAACTCCTAGATTTTCATAATCTTGCATTTTGTCATCGTATTCGCCGCCATACTTCTGTGAGACGACCTCTAACGCCCACTGCGGCATGACTCCTTCTTCCCAGAGCAAATAACTGAGGCGAAGTTTTCCGCTGGCTCTGACTCGTGGAACGCCCAAACTTAGGAAGGCATCAGGACCGATCGCGGGTTGCTTCGAGTCGTAATACAGCCCTAAATTGATTCCGAAAAACCAATCATTGCGCTCTGCCCAAAGTAAAGCGAGGATTGCTCTGAGCAGAATCGGGATAAGAAGTTGTAGCTCGTTGTCCAAAGGCTGATCATCCGAGTCGGGCAGGTCGAATTCGGTGGGAAGGATTTGCAATGGGTTGTGCTCTAACATCGCAGACCTCTTGCAGTAGGGTTAGTTTAATTGTATTGGGAATGAGTGCGATCAGATGTAATACTGAGAGAAAGCGGGCAAGGAAAAAGGATGCAGTATCAGATTTTTGTGCAAAATCGCTCTCAGCAGCATTTCATCGCTTCAGTTCTCGGAATGCCAAATCTCGTTGCAGAAGGGCGAACTGAAGCAGAAGCAATCGAGAAAGCGAAATCTGCTCTAGAAGAACAATTAGCAACAGGCAAACTGGTCACGATCGATTTACCTTCTAGAGAAAGCTCAGAAGCGTCGATGAAGTATGCCGGCATTTTTGAGCATGATTCAACCTTTGACGACTTCATGAATCACTTAGCCAAAATTCGCGAAGAAGCGAACCGAGCAGACGAGATAGAATGACCCTTTACGTTTTAGACACTGATCATCTCAGCCTCTACGGGCGCAATCATCCGGTTGTCGTCGCTCGATTGAAGCAAGTCCAAACCCAACTCACGACAACTGCGATTAATGTTGAAGAGCAGATGAGAGGACGACTGGCGCAAGTTGCTGAGGCAAAAGATGGAACGGCTCGATCGCTTGCATACGATCGCTTGGTTGAAACACTTCTCCTACTTTCGGAATTTAGAATACTTCCCTATAACGCAGCATCAGAAGAAAGGTATCAAGCACTGAAAGCTCAGCGTCTTCGTGTTGGTACACAAGATTTGAGAATTGCTTCGATTACACTTGCTCATCGGGGTGTACTTCTAACTCGGAACCTGCAAGATTTTGAGAAGATTCCAGATCTTCAGATCCAGAATTGGTCGGTTTAAGCGGGAACAGCCGCAAACGTGTTTTGAATTCGATCGATTTCCAAATCAATCAAGTAGTCTACTGTCCAATTCGCACAGCGTTGCAGCATGTGGAATGGATAACTATTTGCAACGCCTACGACCGGGATTTTGGCAGCTTTGGCAGCTTGGATTCCAGCAAAAGTATCTTCGATCGCTAAACATTCCGCAGCCGTCAATTGAAGCTCTGGAAATTCTTGATTCAACCGATCAATTGCCAATAAATATCCATCCGGTTCAGGCTTGCTCACGGTAATATCTTCGCCCGATACGATTACCGAGAAGCGCGATCGCAGATTTGCTCGGTCGAGAACCAGTTCAATCTCGGATCGAAGCGCACCACTGACGATCGCGAATTTGCATTGAGGCAATTTGAACATGACATCCTCAATCCCGCTGTAGATGGGCAACTTGTCGATCGTGCTGATTTGTTGCACGTAAGCTTGAGCTTTCCGACTGACTAAATCATTCAGATACTCAGGCGTGACGACTCGCCCGCGTCGTTCGAGCATTTCTTGGAGACACACTCGATCGCTCCGTCCCAAACAGAGTTCTCGGAATTCTCCGGGTTTGGGGCGCAGATTCTCCTCGATCAGAAGTTGCTCTAGGAGTTTGTCGTGAAGTGGCTCATCGTTGATAATGACACCGTTGAAATCGAATAAAACAGCTTTCAGCATCAGATAAAGGCGCGATCGTCCCGTCTTTTACCTTACACCCACGGGAGTCTAGGACACTGCGAATTCTCCATCAAACTGATCAAATTCTTCAAAATCAGTGCTAGTCAAGGCTTTTATTCCATGTGTAATTTGATGCAGCCACCAAAATTCCTGATTGTGAATGGCTGAAAATCCAGCGGCTCCCATCCAAGCCTCGACACATTCATGAGCATACTCAGAAATGTACGGCTCTTCAAAGATTTGAGTTAACCATTCTGTTTGTCTGAGTGTTTTCTGACTGCCATCGAGAATGATCACTTCGCCACTCGATTGGAGTAATCGATAGCATTCTTGCAAAATTAACTTTGAGATTGATGGCGGCGTTTCGTGAAATAGTAGCGATGCTGTGACTAAATCGAATGAATGATCTGGAAATTTTACGTGTTCTGCTTTGCCGTGAATCCAGTGAATGTTGAGGTTCGCTTGTCTCGCTTTACGATCGGCAACCGCTAACATATAGGGCGATAGATCCAATCCAAAGACTTCTGCATTCGGAAAGGCTTGTTTTAGCAATACTGTGGTTGAACCTGTTCCACACCCAAGATCGAGAATGCGTAGCGGTTGACCTTGAATTGCATCAATCACTTGTTGCCGCACCCAAGTTTCGTTCGGAGGGAGCGCGAGTTGAGTAATCGGGTCGTAAGAAGTGGCAGCCCCGATCGTTAAATAGCCGCCTTCGATGCCGTGAAAATTCTGCGTTTTGTAGTAGTTCGGATAGGTCAAATTCGGGTCAGTCAAGCGATCGCATTCTGATGCCCAATCGATACTTTGATGCACTCGGCGCATTTCCTCTTGATCGACTAACAATTGTGCGATCGGAGCTAAGTACTGCTCGAAAATTGTATCTTTACGAGTTGCCATCGGTTCGTCACAACGCTACTGAAGCTTAGTGTAACGAATCGATTTGAGTCCGGTACGATACCAGTGACGAATTTGGGACGGTGGGACTCCGAGCAAGTACGCCAAAATGACGATTTGATTGACGATCGTGGTTCTCAAAACGCCGTATTTCTGCCAGCGTCGCCCGGATGTAATGACCGCATGAGGCACGATCGCAATTCGTCCTGTTTGTCGTAATGTTCTGACAAATTCAAAGTCCTCCATGATCGGCAACTCCGGAAAGCCGCCAATTTTATAAAATGTTTCTGTCCGTAGAAATATTGCTTGATCACCGTAAGGCATTTGAAGAAAGCGCGATCGCCAATTCACGCCCCGTTCAATCCAGCGCAATCCTGGTAAATCTAAATCAATTTTTAATTCAAATGCACCTGCAATCGAGGTTAATAATGTTTCGCGAATCATGCGATCGAATCCTTTCGGTAACTGGGTGTCGGCATGAAGAAACAACAGAATTTCTCCGGTTGCAATTTCGGCTCCTGCGTTCATCTGAATTGCTCGCCCAGGATACGAATGCAACACTTTAAAGCCGCAGGATTTGGCAATTTCAACGGTGTCATCTTGACTGCCTCCATCTACGACAATGATTTCGATATCAGTTGCTTGGATCGAAAGGCTCGAAAGTGACTTCGCTTCATTCAGGACTGGAATCACGATCGAGATTTTCATCGTAAATACTGCAAATCTTCAGGACGATCGATATCATTCAATTCAGGGAGAAATGCGATCGATAAATCCAATCGTTTCACAATCTCTAATGTTTGCTGAAATACGACATCAGTACTCCAAGCAATGTTCTGAAAAATATCTGGAATCAGTTGGTCTAATCCAATCAAGTAATATCCACCATCCGTTGCTTCACCGATCGATAGATGATGCGTTTTCAATTGTGTGAATGCAAGTGTTAGTATCTCAGAGGTTAGCTCTGGGCAATCCGTTCCAATGGCAATCACTGATCGTGCACCTCGATCGAACATGGTTTGAAAGATATGAATTAATCGATCGCCTAAATCTCCCGAAGGCTGAAGTTGATACTCCAAATCATCGCCTAACCAATCTTGCATCTGTTGAATGGTTCCACCTGTGAAGTAAATGCAGATAGAAACATCTTCGAGATGACGAACTTTAGCGATCGTCGCTTCAGTCATTTGTCGATGCAATTCGGCAGCACCCACTTCTCCCAAAGCTGGAATTAATCGGGTTTTCGCTTTCCCTGCTTCGGGGTAGCGCGTGAAAATAATCAATTGCTCTAACACAGACAAAAAATTGGAACTGCGTAGAGGTTCTACCACAGTTCCAAGCCGAAACGCGATAAGTTATTTCTTAATCGCGCAACCTTCCTTCACGGTGTCCCCTAAGACCAGCGTTGCAGAATAGTTATATTTACGATCGGACATCGTATCGCTACATGCGCCCTTCCGAATCATCAAAGTTCCGCCCGTCATTCCACGCAGACGATAGACCCGGACAGTATCAGCGGGTCGTCCTTCTGCACTCAGTGGAGCGACATAAGGGAACGAAACTTTTTTCGGGTCAGGTGTACTGTAAGTGATCCCCGATTGGTTGATCTCAACATTCCAAAACGGCTCGGCTCCTACAACCGTAAACGACTCAACCGGACGAGGTTGGGTTTGATTAGCGATCGCAGGCACCAAAGCGAACAGACTTGCAGCGAAACCCATCAACAGAACTTGAACTTTCATTTTCAGAGATAAACTCAATTGTGTATTGATTCCTACAATTCTCTAGTCAAAATTCCGGTCAGTTAGTGCGACATTTTCTCTGTCCATACTGATGGCAAAGTATTGGAAAGGCATCATGGATCTCAGTGTTGTTATCTGTACCTACAACGGAGAAGCCCGAATTGGAAAGGTTCTCGACTGTTTGCGATCGCAATGTCAGACCGACTCGATCGCTTGGGAGGTATTAGTCGTTGATAACAATAGCCGTGATAATACCAAGCAAGTCATTTCTACCTATCCTGAAGTTCGGTATATTTTCGAGGTAGAACAGGGAGTTGCCTACGCTCGATCGAGAGCGGTTCAAGAAGCTCAAGGACGTTGGATTGCTTTTCTCGACGATGATACGTTGCCCGACGAAAATTGGGTTTTTCAAGCCTACCAATTCACTCAATCTCATCCTGAAATCGGCGCATTTGGTGGACAAATTCATGCGGAATACGAAGTCGAACCCCCCGCAGAAATTACGCAACTTGCGCCATATTTAGCCATTATCGAACGAGGACCAACCGCTCATCGATACGATCGAGTGCTTCCACCCGGTGCAGGGTTAGTGGTACAGCGTCAAGTTTGGCTAGATGCAGTTCCAGAGCAATTAGTTCTCGTCGGTCGTACTACGACTGAGATGTTGGCAAGCGAAGATATCGAAGCAATTTTGTACATTCAAAAGTCTGGACGTGAAATTTGGTACAACCCAGAGATGCACCTCTATCACCAGATTCCAGAGTGGCGAACTGAGCGATCGTATTTACTCAGATTGATCAAAGGCGTTGGACTGGTGCGCCATCACATTCGGATGTTGCGCTGGAACCCTTGGCAGCGTCCTTTTGTTTTGCCGATCTATCTCTTGAATGACTTGAGAAAAATCGTGGTTCATAAACTCAAGCATCCTGATTCAAAGAATTTAGCGATCGCTTGTGAACAACAATTGCTCATTAGTAGTTTGTTCAGTCCATTCTATCTCTGGCATCGCACTTTGTTTTCTAAATAACCAATCACCAAACAAAACAATGACACAGACTATCGAGCCTTCACCTATCATCTCTGTGATTATTCCAGCGTACAATTCTGAGAAAACAATTCGAGAAACGATCGGATCAGTTCTCAATCAAACCTTTGGGAACTTTGAAATCGTTGTAGTAGATGATGGTGCGACGGATAGCACTGTGGCAGTTGTTCAAAGCATTCCAGATTCACGAATTAAAGTATTTTCTTATTCCAATGGGGGCTTACCGACTGCTCGCAATCGCGGCATTGAAGTCTCGAAAGGCGATTATCTTACTTTTCTTGATGCGGATGATTTGTGGACACCGGATAAATTAGAACGACAATGGCAAGCACTCGAAGAGCATCCAGAGGCGGATGTTGCCTATAGTTGGACGACTTTTGTGAATCAAGACGGTCAGTTCTTGTATCAAGGTTCAAGCTATGGAAATGACAGCAATATTTACCACAAATTGTTAGTCAAGAATTGCTTGGATAGCGGTTCAAATCTCTTGGTGCGACGACGTGCGATCGCTCAAATTCCCCATTTCGATCCAGAGTTTCCCAAAGCTGCGGATTGGGACTTCTACATCAGGCTAGCGGCTCAGTTCAAATTCGTCTGCGTTCCAAAGTATCAGATTCTCTATCGGGTTCATGAAGGCTCTTCTTCGTTCAATATTCCCGCATCGGAAAAGGCATGTTTAACCATTATCGATCGAGCTTTCAAACAAGCACCGGATTCTCTGCAACATCTGAAGAAATATACGTTTGGAACCCTTTATACTCTCTACGCGCATCGAGTTTTGGCTTACCCTTCTAAGCGATCGGATGCGATTTCAGCGTTCCATTATCTACGACTTGCGAATCATCACAATCCCGTTCAGCTTCAAATCAGATTGCGGATCTTGCTGAAGATAATCATGGTGCTTTTGCTCCCCGTTCCGCTCTCGAAGAGGATCATCAAAAGGTTATCTCAGAGAGATCCTAGACGAAACAGCAAAACGAATACTCAGTTAAAAACAGCGATCGACAAAGCTTTGATCATTGCTTATAAAGAATCGACTGAACAATTAGAAGAAGCGCTCACAGCGGAAGGATTTTGCTGTGAAGTTGTGCGGCAACAAGACAATCCCGACTATCAAAATTTTGCTTCGAGTCATCGTTGTCTGTTGAATCATCAGCAAGCTTGGAAAAAAGCGGCTCAAGCCTCACATCCGACTTTGATTGTAGAGGCAGACTTTGTTCCTGTAATCGGCATGGGGCGGCTTCCCGTTCCCTTTGACTTAGAGCAAAAAGATGTGGGAATGGCTTGGATTTATACTTGTGCACCGCAGCTTTATTCTGTGACTCCTGGAGGCTATGGAGAAGGCTTTTCAACCGCATTAGTCGCCTATATTGTGACTCCTGAAGGTGCAAAAAGCTTGTGTGATTTTGTCGATGAAATCACCGAAAAATATGGCACAGGCTATCATACCTTTGATTCCCAAATCGACAATTACTTGCGGGGAAAAGGCTTCAAAAACTACATTCCATTTCGCAACTATGGCGAACACGGAGGCAAATCGAATCCTGAACATCGTCGCAATGGCATGAGTGGCATTCATCACGCCGATTTACTCTATGGTAAACTTGCGTTTCGTCCTCCATTTCTCGTTGATCAATCCAATCCTCAACTTCAATTCATCAGCATTCGACTCAAAGCCAGGCTCAAAGGCATTGCTCGCTTACTGCTCGGTAAATACTTGCGACCTGCGATCGTTCTGCGATCGAGTACGCCTTTTCGATTAGTTCGCTTTGCCCTCCGCAGACAGTTCCGCAGTCACCCATGAATCAAACCAAACGAGTTGCTTTTCTTGCAAGAGATTTACGAGGGGGTGGACTAGAACGCATTGTGATCAACCTGCTCACCAGTTTGTCAGAGCGTGGAATCGAACTCGATCTCGTCTTGGCATCGCTTGAAGGTGCTTTTGTGGATCAATTACCTCGATCTGTGCGGGTGATTCCGCTCAATGTTGATCTCGACACTTCCACAAGTGATTCTTTCAAATTACTATTACCGCTGATCCAGTATCTCCAGCAAGAACGTCCGATCGCATTCGTTTCGCATCTTGTGTTTGTCAACTCGATCGCAGTCCTCGCAAAACAACTATCCGGGATTCGCTGCCAATTGGTTCTGGTGGAACATGTCCCGCTCTTTCAAAGCTCAGCAACCGATATTCCTCAAAGCCGTCTGATCAAATCAATGATGCAATGGTTTTATCCTCATGCCGATACGGTGGTTGCTGTGAGTGAAGCGATGGCAATGCACCTTAGAACGGATCTCAATCTGAAAGACTCGATCGTGCAGGTGATTGAAAATCCGGTGATTGACGAATCCTTTTATCAGCGATCGCTCTTACCGTGTGATCATTCTTGGTTCAAACCGGGGCAACCTCCTGTATTTCTCGCTGCTGGACGGTTCACGGCTCAAAAAGATTTTGCAACACTGATTGATGCCTTTGCAAGGGTCAGAAAAACTCGTGAGGCGTGTTTAGTGATCTTAGGAGATGGACAACTTCGTGCCGCATTCATGCAACAGATTCGAGAGTTGGGCATTGAAGCGGATGTGGATTTGCCTGGATTTGAGCCGAATCCTTACCCATTCATGCGACATGCTACCGCGTTTGTTCTATCCTCACGTTGGGAAGCGCTGCCGACCGTTTTGATTGAAGCAATGGGCTGTGGATGTCAGGTGATTTCGACGGATTGCCCGTTTGGACCGAAAGAGATTTTGGCAGAGGGCAAGTATGGTCGATTAGTTCCGATGCAAGATGCGATCGCGCTTTCAACTGCAATGCAAGAGAGTCTAGATCACCCGATTCCAAAAACAGAGCTTGAACAACGGGCAGCATTATTTAGTCGCGATCGAGCGGTCTCGCGTTATCTCAATCTTCTCGGTTTCGCTTAGTTCCGGTGATTGTTGTTGTAGTGTATCCTTGCGCCTGCCCACTGTAGTTTTTCACGCAGTGTTTTGTAGTAGGAATAATCTTCTCTCAACACAATAAAATGCGCTTCTTCTTCTGCCATCCGAATATCAACCCGCTGACCGGGCCAAATCGAAGTTGCTAACACTCCATCCATCCAGAGCTTTGTACTCAACTCATAGTCAGCAAGCGGCCAAATGCTCACGACTGATCCTTGAGGA
Coding sequences within it:
- a CDS encoding hypothetical protein (similar to AA sequence:cyanobase_aa:Ava_3185) gives rise to the protein MTQTIEPSPIISVIIPAYNSEKTIRETIGSVLNQTFGNFEIVVVDDGATDSTVAVVQSIPDSRIKVFSYSNGGLPTARNRGIEVSKGDYLTFLDADDLWTPDKLERQWQALEEHPEADVAYSWTTFVNQDGQFLYQGSSYGNDSNIYHKLLVKNCLDSGSNLLVRRRAIAQIPHFDPEFPKAADWDFYIRLAAQFKFVCVPKYQILYRVHEGSSSFNIPASEKACLTIIDRAFKQAPDSLQHLKKYTFGTLYTLYAHRVLAYPSKRSDAISAFHYLRLANHHNPVQLQIRLRILLKIIMVLLLPVPLSKRIIKRLSQRDPRRNSKTNTQLKTAIDKALIIAYKESTEQLEEALTAEGFCCEVVRQQDNPDYQNFASSHRCLLNHQQAWKKAAQASHPTLIVEADFVPVIGMGRLPVPFDLEQKDVGMAWIYTCAPQLYSVTPGGYGEGFSTALVAYIVTPEGAKSLCDFVDEITEKYGTGYHTFDSQIDNYLRGKGFKNYIPFRNYGEHGGKSNPEHRRNGMSGIHHADLLYGKLAFRPPFLVDQSNPQLQFISIRLKARLKGIARLLLGKYLRPAIVLRSSTPFRLVRFALRRQFRSHP
- a CDS encoding HAD family hydrolase (similar to AA sequence:cyanobase_aa:LBDG_33920) — protein: MLKAVLFDFNGVIINDEPLHDKLLEQLLIEENLRPKPGEFRELCLGRSDRVCLQEMLERRGRVVTPEYLNDLVSRKAQAYVQQISTIDKLPIYSGIEDVMFKLPQCKFAIVSGALRSEIELVLDRANLRSRFSVIVSGEDITVSKPEPDGYLLAIDRLNQEFPELQLTAAECLAIEDTFAGIQAAKAAKIPVVGVANSYPFHMLQRCANWTVDYLIDLEIDRIQNTFAAVPA
- a CDS encoding hypothetical protein (conserved hypothetical protein;~similar to AA sequence:cyanobase_aa:LBDG_33950), with protein sequence MVEPLRSSNFLSVLEQLIIFTRYPEAGKAKTRLIPALGEVGAAELHRQMTEATIAKVRHLEDVSICIYFTGGTIQQMQDWLGDDLEYQLQPSGDLGDRLIHIFQTMFDRGARSVIAIGTDCPELTSEILTLAFTQLKTHHLSIGEATDGGYYLIGLDQLIPDIFQNIAWSTDVVFQQTLEIVKRLDLSIAFLPELNDIDRPEDLQYLR
- a CDS encoding methyltransferase, UbiE/COQ5 family (similar to AA sequence:cyanobase_aa:LBDG_33930), encoding MATRKDTIFEQYLAPIAQLLVDQEEMRRVHQSIDWASECDRLTDPNLTYPNYYKTQNFHGIEGGYLTIGAATSYDPITQLALPPNETWVRQQVIDAIQGQPLRILDLGCGTGSTTVLLKQAFPNAEVFGLDLSPYMLAVADRKARQANLNIHWIHGKAEHVKFPDHSFDLVTASLLFHETPPSISKLILQECYRLLQSSGEVIILDGSQKTLRQTEWLTQIFEEPYISEYAHECVEAWMGAAGFSAIHNQEFWWLHQITHGIKALTSTDFEEFDQFDGEFAVS
- a CDS encoding glycosyl transferase family protein (similar to AA sequence:cyanobase_aa:LBDG_29990), producing the protein MAKYWKGIMDLSVVICTYNGEARIGKVLDCLRSQCQTDSIAWEVLVVDNNSRDNTKQVISTYPEVRYIFEVEQGVAYARSRAVQEAQGRWIAFLDDDTLPDENWVFQAYQFTQSHPEIGAFGGQIHAEYEVEPPAEITQLAPYLAIIERGPTAHRYDRVLPPGAGLVVQRQVWLDAVPEQLVLVGRTTTEMLASEDIEAILYIQKSGREIWYNPEMHLYHQIPEWRTERSYLLRLIKGVGLVRHHIRMLRWNPWQRPFVLPIYLLNDLRKIVVHKLKHPDSKNLAIACEQQLLISSLFSPFYLWHRTLFSK
- a CDS encoding hypothetical protein (hypothetical protein FJSC11DRAFT_2241;~similar to AA sequence:cyanobase_aa:LBDG_11110) → MKVQVLLMGFAASLFALVPAIANQTQPRPVESFTVVGAEPFWNVEINQSGITYSTPDPKKVSFPYVAPLSAEGRPADTVRVYRLRGMTGGTLMIRKGACSDTMSDRKYNYSATLVLGDTVKEGCAIKK
- a CDS encoding glycosyltransferase (similar to AA sequence:cyanobase_aa:LBDG_33940); protein product: MKISIVIPVLNEAKSLSSLSIQATDIEIIVVDGGSQDDTVEIAKSCGFKVLHSYPGRAIQMNAGAEIATGEILLFLHADTQLPKGFDRMIRETLLTSIAGAFELKIDLDLPGLRWIERGVNWRSRFLQMPYGDQAIFLRTETFYKIGGFPELPIMEDFEFVRTLRQTGRIAIVPHAVITSGRRWQKYGVLRTTIVNQIVILAYLLGVPPSQIRHWYRTGLKSIRYTKLQ